Proteins found in one Deltaproteobacteria bacterium IMCC39524 genomic segment:
- the ricT gene encoding regulatory iron-sulfur-containing complex subunit RicT → MTRIVPLKFQQAGRQYKFNAQSLELKAGDKVIVETDRGRAMAIVVIPPREIPDNEAPEGLKNILRTATEEDLALAETNTSREKDAYRHCVERIKSRKLEMKLVRAEYAFDGSKIIFYFTADGRIDFRELVKDLAHYFHTRIEMRQIGVRDEAKLVGGLGICGRELCCSSFLTQFNPVSVKMAKEQGLALNPTKISGQCGRLLCCLGYEFETYTQLKKGMPKQGKKVMWQDRECEVTHQNILRQQVTLRDREGNSTVVTMEELRTGQPNQPAETEKSGESHTTRLNKGKPQGQRSQGQKPQDQKAQGQRSQGQRPQGQKSQSQRTQGQKPKGQGGQEQSTRKQPNRGQKPANRPASPEAQKAEQVRKPDEKQDKQNLSANETAGSKPSSRRRRRGRRRPRSGGKPDPSKQGE, encoded by the coding sequence ATGACACGTATCGTTCCACTGAAATTCCAGCAGGCTGGTCGCCAATACAAGTTCAACGCCCAGAGCCTTGAGCTTAAAGCTGGTGACAAGGTGATCGTCGAGACCGATCGTGGTCGCGCAATGGCCATTGTGGTTATCCCTCCGCGTGAAATCCCTGACAATGAAGCTCCGGAAGGTCTCAAGAACATTTTGCGCACCGCCACGGAAGAAGACCTGGCACTGGCAGAGACCAATACTTCCAGAGAGAAAGACGCCTATCGGCACTGCGTGGAGAGAATCAAATCCCGTAAGCTGGAGATGAAGCTGGTCCGTGCAGAGTACGCCTTCGACGGCTCAAAGATCATCTTCTACTTTACTGCTGATGGTCGTATCGACTTTCGAGAGCTGGTCAAAGACCTGGCCCACTACTTTCACACGCGCATAGAAATGCGTCAGATTGGTGTTCGCGACGAGGCGAAACTGGTTGGTGGCCTGGGAATTTGCGGCCGGGAGCTCTGCTGCTCAAGCTTCCTCACCCAGTTCAACCCAGTCTCTGTGAAAATGGCCAAGGAGCAAGGACTCGCTCTCAACCCGACTAAAATTTCCGGGCAGTGCGGCCGCCTGCTCTGCTGCCTTGGTTACGAGTTCGAGACTTACACTCAGCTAAAAAAAGGCATGCCGAAGCAGGGCAAAAAAGTTATGTGGCAAGATCGCGAATGCGAGGTCACACATCAGAACATTCTTCGTCAGCAGGTCACCTTACGCGACCGCGAAGGCAACAGTACCGTCGTGACGATGGAAGAGCTGCGTACCGGCCAGCCAAATCAGCCTGCAGAGACTGAAAAATCAGGAGAGTCGCATACCACCCGCCTGAACAAGGGCAAACCACAGGGGCAAAGATCACAAGGTCAGAAACCCCAGGATCAAAAAGCTCAGGGACAACGTTCTCAGGGTCAGCGGCCCCAGGGACAGAAATCACAGAGCCAACGGACTCAGGGTCAAAAGCCCAAAGGACAAGGCGGCCAGGAGCAATCGACCAGGAAGCAACCCAACAGGGGACAGAAACCGGCAAACAGACCGGCCAGTCCTGAAGCGCAAAAAGCGGAACAAGTCAGAAAGCCAGATGAGAAGCAGGATAAACAGAATTTAAGCGCGAATGAAACAGCTGGGAGCAAGCCATCAAGCAGACGTCGCAGGCGCGGCAGACGCAGGCCTCGTAGTGGCGGCAAACCTGACCCGAGCAAGCAGGGAGAATAG
- the metG gene encoding methionine--tRNA ligase, translated as MSDEKHFYLSTPIYYVNDVPHIGHAYTTLACDVLARYKRARGYEVSFLTGTDEHGQKVEKAAQAKGETPLELADRVVKRFQSLWDKLNISNTDFIRTSQERHKLAVQEIFRNIEAKGDIYLGEYEDWYCTPCETFWTETNLLDGNCPDCGRPTDKLKEESYFFRMSKYQEQLLAHIEANPDFIQPKSRRNEILSFIREGLRDLSISRTTFSWGIPVPGNDKHVIYVWFDALTNYISALGYPNDNEGEFSKFWPCDVHVIGKDILRFHTVYWPTFLMAAGIPLPEKVFAHGWWTVEGQKMSKSLANVVEPNMLIDKYGVDAIRYFLLREVPFGLDGDFSHTALVHRINSDLANDLGNLVSRSTAMLNKYFKGELTSLGETEDIDKILQDKFTKQVKVIDGHMEALAFNKALQAIWELVSAANKYIDDSAPWTLAKDEVQRERLGSVMYNLLEAVRMIGLLVTPFMPETGANIGKILGVDPADQLLEEHDSWGLLKPGTIIEKAAPLFPRIETE; from the coding sequence ATGTCGGATGAGAAACACTTTTACCTGTCAACACCGATCTATTACGTCAATGACGTTCCCCATATCGGTCACGCCTACACAACTCTGGCTTGCGACGTGCTGGCTCGCTACAAGCGCGCACGCGGTTATGAGGTCAGTTTTCTGACCGGTACCGATGAGCACGGTCAGAAAGTCGAGAAAGCGGCTCAAGCCAAGGGAGAAACGCCCCTTGAGCTCGCCGATCGCGTGGTCAAACGCTTTCAATCGCTCTGGGACAAGCTCAACATCTCGAATACTGATTTCATCCGGACATCTCAAGAGCGCCACAAGCTGGCCGTTCAGGAGATCTTCCGCAACATTGAGGCCAAGGGAGATATTTACCTTGGTGAGTATGAAGATTGGTATTGCACACCATGCGAGACCTTCTGGACCGAGACCAACCTGCTCGACGGCAACTGTCCTGACTGCGGTCGGCCGACTGACAAACTCAAGGAGGAGTCCTATTTCTTCCGTATGAGCAAATACCAGGAGCAGCTCCTCGCGCATATCGAAGCCAACCCGGACTTCATTCAACCGAAGAGTCGTCGCAACGAGATATTAAGCTTTATCCGTGAAGGACTGCGTGATCTGTCTATCTCAAGGACAACCTTCTCCTGGGGAATCCCGGTCCCGGGCAATGACAAGCACGTCATTTACGTCTGGTTCGACGCCCTGACCAACTATATTAGTGCTCTTGGTTACCCGAATGACAATGAGGGTGAGTTCAGCAAGTTCTGGCCTTGCGACGTACACGTTATCGGCAAAGACATTCTGCGCTTTCACACTGTGTACTGGCCAACCTTCCTCATGGCGGCCGGTATCCCTTTACCGGAAAAGGTCTTTGCCCACGGCTGGTGGACGGTCGAAGGACAGAAGATGAGCAAGAGTCTGGCCAATGTGGTTGAGCCGAACATGCTGATCGACAAATATGGTGTTGACGCCATTCGCTACTTCCTGTTGCGCGAAGTGCCTTTTGGTCTGGACGGTGATTTCTCACATACCGCCCTCGTCCATCGCATCAACTCTGACCTCGCCAACGACCTCGGCAACCTGGTCAGCCGCTCCACGGCAATGCTCAACAAGTACTTTAAGGGTGAGCTTACAAGCCTAGGAGAAACAGAGGATATTGATAAAATCCTTCAGGACAAATTCACCAAGCAGGTCAAAGTGATTGACGGTCATATGGAAGCGCTCGCCTTCAACAAGGCGTTGCAAGCGATCTGGGAGCTGGTCAGCGCTGCCAACAAGTATATTGATGACTCAGCCCCCTGGACCCTGGCTAAAGATGAGGTACAACGAGAACGCCTCGGTTCGGTCATGTACAATCTTCTCGAAGCTGTCCGCATGATCGGCCTGCTGGTTACTCCATTCATGCCGGAAACCGGAGCCAATATAGGCAAAATCCTCGGCGTTGACCCAGCAGACCAATTACTTGAGGAACACGATTCCTGGGGTCTCCTGAAGCCAGGCACAATCATTGAGAAGGCCGCCCCACTCTTCCCCAGGATTGAAACTGAATAG
- a CDS encoding YchF/TatD family DNA exonuclease, translated as MNKLTTPLVDSHAHLDAKPFTEDLDTVIERARENGVEHILTVGCDLESSRSSVDLALRYPNIYASVGIHPHDANTVNDSVMDELSRMIESVGKVVAVGETGLDFYRDHSPREQQRSSFRRHIQMAKEAGKPLIIHDRDAHDEVIQIMQEENAAVAGGVLHCFSGDLEMARKCLEMGFYISFAGPLTYPKNEALRAIAQALPIDRMLVETDCPYLSPQGWRGKRCEPAYVRTTAEKLAEIKGLTIEDVARITSLNAWRLFGIGKVDQSTRIAYVIRNSLYLNITNRCTNSCTFCAKFNDFTVKGHQLCLEREPSVEEVMNAIGDPSPYDEVVFCGYGEPLLRLDLVKEVAAAMKQSGVTVRINTDGQANLVHHRNILPELAGLVDSVSVSLNAPDAETYQKVCCSAFGEQGYAALKDFLLEAKRHIPSVTATAVTLPGIDIEACRKVADELQVEFRERIYNEVG; from the coding sequence ATGAATAAGTTAACTACCCCACTCGTTGATTCCCATGCCCACCTGGACGCCAAACCTTTCACCGAAGATCTGGATACAGTCATCGAACGTGCTCGCGAGAATGGTGTTGAGCACATTCTGACTGTTGGATGTGACCTGGAAAGTTCGCGATCCAGTGTAGACTTGGCTCTGCGCTATCCCAATATCTATGCCAGCGTCGGCATTCACCCTCATGACGCCAACACAGTCAATGACAGCGTCATGGATGAGCTCAGCCGCATGATCGAATCGGTGGGAAAGGTTGTTGCTGTCGGGGAGACGGGCCTCGACTTTTACCGCGACCATTCACCGCGAGAACAACAGAGAAGTTCGTTCCGCAGGCATATCCAGATGGCGAAAGAAGCAGGTAAACCGCTGATCATTCACGATCGTGATGCACACGACGAAGTCATTCAGATCATGCAGGAGGAGAATGCCGCAGTTGCAGGAGGTGTCCTTCACTGCTTCTCCGGAGATCTCGAGATGGCACGCAAATGCCTGGAGATGGGGTTTTACATCTCCTTTGCGGGTCCGTTGACCTACCCTAAGAACGAAGCTTTAAGAGCCATTGCGCAGGCCTTGCCGATCGACAGGATGCTGGTAGAGACCGATTGCCCTTACCTGTCGCCACAGGGATGGCGTGGTAAACGCTGTGAACCAGCTTACGTCAGGACCACGGCAGAAAAGCTTGCCGAGATTAAAGGTTTGACGATTGAGGATGTCGCCCGCATCACCAGCCTTAACGCCTGGCGACTCTTTGGCATAGGCAAAGTCGACCAAAGCACGCGCATTGCCTACGTGATTCGCAACAGTCTCTATCTCAACATCACCAACCGCTGCACCAACAGCTGCACCTTCTGTGCAAAGTTCAATGATTTTACCGTCAAAGGCCATCAACTCTGCCTGGAGAGGGAGCCGAGCGTGGAAGAGGTCATGAACGCTATCGGTGACCCTTCTCCCTACGACGAAGTTGTCTTTTGCGGCTACGGTGAGCCTTTGCTGCGGCTCGACCTGGTTAAGGAAGTCGCAGCTGCCATGAAGCAGAGCGGCGTCACCGTGCGCATCAACACCGACGGTCAGGCCAACCTGGTTCATCACCGCAACATCCTGCCGGAGCTTGCCGGACTGGTCGATTCGGTCAGCGTCTCACTGAATGCGCCCGATGCAGAAACCTACCAGAAGGTTTGCTGTTCAGCGTTTGGTGAGCAGGGTTATGCGGCACTCAAAGACTTTTTGCTTGAGGCCAAGAGACATATCCCTTCGGTTACGGCAACGGCTGTCACCCTGCCTGGCATAGACATCGAGGCCTGTCGTAAGGTTGCAGATGAGTTACAGGTGGAATTTCGCGAGAGGATTTACAACGAAGTCGGCTAA
- a CDS encoding Na-K-Cl cotransporter, giving the protein MATAKPADKLSLPKGTPSSAGKLGTFLGVFTPTILTILGVIMYLRFGWVVGQVGLLKTLLIVLLANCITLLTALSLSAIATNSHVGVGGAYYMISRSLGLEVGGAIGFPLYISQALSVTLYAFGLAESLTFVWPGLPVPMAAFLIIVLVALLSSKGAAFALRLQVPVMVLIGISLLALASGTIWGEGVSTPASHVITLPPAGFWLVFAVFFPAVTGIMAGLSLSGDLADPRRAIPRGTVSATLVGLLVYLIVPVLLYFSADAASLTSDPLIWNRIAILGPWLILPGLWGAIFSSAVGSMLGAPRTLQALSMDRLVPRWFSGSAKKKTEPKAGMFLTLALSLAAVFLGDLNTVATVATMFFLSVYGTINLVAALEYLSGNPSWRPTMNIHWALSLVGGIGCFGVMLLIHWPATIFAVTIELMIWLLLKRRVRKDSWGDVRRDLYESLIRWALVKLNDRPMTVRNWRPHILVFVSNVEKRLDLARFGAWFAENRGVVSICELYHGDIIDLDVDVRARQKEINNVLKKHRIIAFGEVNIVQNLVRGILTVAQSNGIAGMESNTLLVGWPDDRERLVNFLRLLRPLKHLNQSLILGKVSPLNDFREGQVQEIHVWWGGLKRNGDLLLLLAYLLTRNADWRNARIRILSIASNELMKAQTERFLAQLIPEIRIQADVEVTVKDEDESVVDIMHRESGKADAVLLGLATPDEGEEDAYAERLDELAEGFQSCFFVHNGSLFLGDLVTPEKVELQDGDT; this is encoded by the coding sequence ATGGCAACGGCAAAACCAGCTGACAAGCTTTCCTTACCCAAAGGGACACCGTCCAGTGCGGGTAAACTGGGGACCTTTCTCGGCGTCTTTACCCCGACCATACTGACGATCCTCGGCGTCATCATGTACCTGCGCTTTGGTTGGGTGGTCGGTCAGGTCGGTCTGCTGAAAACGCTCCTGATTGTCTTGCTCGCCAATTGCATTACGCTGTTAACAGCCCTGAGCCTTTCGGCCATTGCCACCAACAGTCATGTCGGTGTCGGTGGTGCTTATTATATGATCTCCCGTAGCCTCGGTCTCGAGGTCGGCGGCGCTATCGGTTTTCCTCTTTATATCTCCCAAGCCCTGTCGGTAACCCTCTATGCCTTCGGTCTTGCCGAGTCTTTAACCTTTGTCTGGCCTGGCCTGCCTGTCCCCATGGCCGCCTTCCTGATTATTGTCCTGGTTGCTTTGCTGTCTTCAAAGGGGGCTGCCTTTGCACTACGTTTGCAGGTGCCGGTCATGGTTCTGATTGGCATCTCTTTGCTGGCGCTGGCCTCCGGTACGATCTGGGGAGAAGGTGTCAGCACGCCAGCAAGTCATGTGATCACTCTTCCTCCCGCAGGATTCTGGCTGGTCTTTGCCGTGTTCTTCCCTGCCGTCACCGGCATCATGGCTGGCTTGAGCCTCTCTGGTGATCTGGCTGATCCGCGCCGTGCAATTCCTCGTGGCACTGTTTCGGCAACCCTGGTCGGTCTACTGGTTTACCTGATCGTTCCTGTCCTTCTCTATTTCAGTGCTGATGCTGCCAGTTTGACGTCCGATCCATTAATTTGGAACCGCATCGCCATCCTTGGCCCATGGTTGATCCTGCCCGGTCTCTGGGGGGCGATCTTTTCATCGGCCGTTGGTTCTATGCTGGGTGCTCCCCGTACGCTGCAAGCCCTGTCGATGGACAGGCTTGTGCCTCGTTGGTTCTCAGGTTCTGCGAAGAAGAAAACAGAGCCCAAGGCCGGAATGTTCCTGACTCTCGCCCTGAGCCTTGCAGCAGTATTTCTGGGTGATCTCAATACGGTCGCAACGGTTGCGACCATGTTCTTCTTGAGCGTGTATGGCACGATCAACCTGGTCGCTGCACTCGAATACCTCTCCGGTAACCCTTCGTGGCGTCCAACCATGAATATCCACTGGGCTCTCAGCCTGGTCGGCGGTATCGGTTGTTTTGGAGTGATGTTGTTGATTCACTGGCCCGCAACGATTTTTGCCGTAACGATAGAGCTGATGATTTGGCTTCTTTTGAAAAGACGTGTTCGTAAGGACTCCTGGGGCGATGTCAGACGTGATCTCTATGAATCGCTGATCCGCTGGGCTCTGGTCAAACTCAATGATCGTCCTATGACGGTTCGCAACTGGCGTCCTCATATACTGGTTTTTGTCAGTAACGTTGAGAAGCGTCTGGACCTGGCTCGCTTCGGCGCCTGGTTCGCAGAGAACCGCGGTGTTGTCTCTATCTGCGAACTCTATCATGGAGATATTATAGATCTTGACGTCGATGTCAGGGCGCGACAAAAGGAAATTAATAATGTTCTTAAAAAACATCGCATCATAGCTTTTGGTGAGGTGAATATTGTTCAGAACCTGGTTCGAGGCATTCTCACGGTTGCTCAATCCAATGGGATTGCTGGCATGGAAAGCAATACGTTGTTGGTCGGTTGGCCTGATGATCGTGAACGACTGGTTAACTTCCTGCGCTTGCTCAGACCACTCAAACATCTTAACCAAAGCCTGATCCTTGGTAAGGTCAGTCCTTTGAATGACTTCCGGGAAGGTCAGGTTCAGGAAATCCATGTCTGGTGGGGTGGGCTTAAACGTAATGGTGACCTGTTGCTCTTGCTCGCGTACCTCCTAACCCGTAATGCCGATTGGCGTAATGCCCGGATTCGGATACTGAGTATTGCTTCCAACGAACTGATGAAAGCGCAGACCGAAAGATTTCTCGCGCAATTGATCCCAGAAATTCGCATTCAGGCAGATGTTGAAGTCACGGTGAAAGATGAGGATGAAAGTGTTGTTGATATCATGCACCGTGAAAGTGGCAAGGCCGATGCTGTTCTTCTAGGTCTGGCGACTCCTGACGAAGGAGAAGAAGACGCTTACGCGGAGCGTCTGGATGAGTTGGCTGAAGGGTTCCAGAGCTGCTTCTTTGTGCATAATGGCAGTCTCTTCCTTGGCGATCTGGTGACTCCTGAAAAAGTCGAATTGCAGGACGGCGATACATAA
- a CDS encoding metallophosphoesterase family protein, giving the protein MNLPRIQNLGVLEGPLLIFGGPYSNLAATRALRDVAVKLAIPPQRIVCTGDLVAYCAEPEETVNLIREWGVHVVLGNCEESFASRALDCGCGFEAGSTCSALSEQWFRYADARISEGNRSWMGQLPVSLTFQLGSQRFSCVHGGVESINKFLFASTPEAEKAAELSLLSQGIDGLLTGHCGIPFGQMIEGRAWLNAGVIGLPANDGTTDGWYLVIDLVDNMIKCEWHRLSYPAEQTRQTMLDAGLVNGYADTLISGLWPSEDVLPVEEKKNRGKALEIESLIF; this is encoded by the coding sequence ATGAATCTGCCCCGTATTCAAAACCTTGGCGTGCTGGAAGGACCTTTGTTGATTTTCGGAGGTCCGTACAGCAACCTTGCTGCGACACGCGCACTGCGTGACGTCGCTGTAAAACTGGCTATCCCGCCACAACGTATTGTTTGCACCGGCGACCTGGTGGCTTATTGTGCCGAGCCGGAAGAAACCGTCAATCTGATTCGTGAGTGGGGTGTTCATGTCGTGTTGGGAAACTGTGAAGAGTCGTTCGCTTCACGGGCTCTTGATTGTGGTTGCGGCTTCGAAGCGGGGAGTACCTGTTCTGCTCTTTCTGAGCAATGGTTTCGTTATGCCGATGCTAGAATATCCGAGGGCAACAGGTCGTGGATGGGTCAGCTGCCTGTTTCGTTGACCTTTCAGCTTGGTTCCCAACGTTTCTCATGTGTGCATGGCGGTGTTGAATCGATTAACAAATTTCTCTTTGCTTCGACGCCTGAGGCAGAGAAAGCTGCTGAATTGAGCCTTCTCAGCCAGGGTATTGATGGTTTGCTTACAGGCCATTGCGGTATCCCATTTGGCCAGATGATCGAGGGGAGGGCGTGGCTTAACGCCGGGGTTATCGGCTTGCCGGCGAATGATGGCACTACGGATGGCTGGTACCTGGTGATTGATCTTGTCGATAATATGATCAAGTGCGAATGGCATCGCCTGAGTTACCCTGCTGAACAGACACGACAAACGATGCTCGACGCCGGCCTGGTGAACGGTTATGCTGACACTCTTATCAGCGGACTCTGGCCGAGTGAAGATGTCTTGCCGGTCGAGGAAAAAAAGAACCGCGGTAAAGCTCTTGAGATTGAATCTTTGATCTTCTGA
- a CDS encoding sodium:proline symporter, giving the protein MDYVLPALAGFVAISSVLLSPKAQTEGSFFKGLSASGEQPGLLTLVFSQVTTWIFARSLLNAAILGFYYGIWGTLAYAFYYFSFMTGGRIVDCLRFEHGFHSVQSFLAARFGTWGTGCYNFVIGVRLISEVFANLLVIGILFGAAGSNSYTLTILAFAGVTLFYSMVGGLRASLRTDLFQMILFLGTLVMLVFLVINSNAVAFNDLWFKPFEMTQPGPVLMVVALLQIWSYPMHDPVMMDRGFLADRETTRRSFFHACWISFLCILTFGCMGVLAGANAISGESMNDALMRLLGEWPMLVFSGCLIISAMSTLDSTLSSSAKLVASDMGVLRMSLRNGRMVMAVFMLLGLLLVFTGNKDLFSAVAVSGTASMYLAPVVFFSLWGRRSDIPVWSYLFTFVLALSGAALYFTESSGHSALLGDLHKYTKLLYICISILVLGCLSYWLGGLINRAANCRVKA; this is encoded by the coding sequence TTGGATTACGTCTTACCCGCTTTGGCTGGTTTTGTTGCTATCAGTTCGGTTTTACTCTCTCCAAAAGCGCAAACAGAGGGTTCTTTTTTCAAGGGTTTGAGTGCCTCTGGTGAACAGCCCGGTTTGCTGACCTTGGTGTTTTCCCAAGTCACGACCTGGATATTTGCCCGCTCTCTTCTGAACGCCGCAATCCTGGGCTTTTACTACGGAATCTGGGGGACCCTGGCATACGCCTTCTATTATTTCTCTTTTATGACCGGAGGCCGTATTGTTGATTGTCTGCGCTTTGAACATGGCTTCCACAGTGTTCAGTCTTTCCTCGCTGCCCGTTTCGGGACCTGGGGAACTGGATGCTACAATTTCGTGATTGGCGTCAGGTTGATCAGCGAGGTCTTTGCCAACCTCCTGGTCATCGGTATCCTTTTTGGTGCCGCCGGATCGAATAGCTACACTCTGACCATTCTCGCTTTTGCCGGTGTCACGCTCTTTTACTCGATGGTGGGTGGCTTGCGCGCATCGCTGAGAACAGATCTTTTTCAGATGATCCTGTTCCTCGGAACCTTGGTGATGTTGGTCTTTTTGGTGATAAACAGTAACGCTGTTGCCTTTAATGACCTCTGGTTCAAGCCTTTCGAAATGACTCAACCCGGGCCTGTTCTGATGGTTGTTGCTTTGCTGCAGATCTGGAGCTACCCGATGCACGATCCGGTTATGATGGATCGTGGTTTTCTAGCCGATCGCGAAACGACCCGACGCAGCTTTTTCCATGCCTGCTGGATCAGTTTCCTCTGCATTTTGACCTTCGGTTGCATGGGTGTATTGGCGGGAGCCAACGCCATAAGTGGAGAATCGATGAACGATGCTCTGATGCGACTGCTCGGCGAGTGGCCCATGTTGGTTTTCAGTGGTTGCCTGATTATTTCGGCGATGTCGACCCTCGATAGCACTCTTTCCAGTTCTGCCAAATTGGTTGCTTCAGACATGGGCGTTCTTCGTATGAGCCTCCGCAATGGCCGCATGGTTATGGCTGTTTTTATGCTTCTCGGTCTCCTTCTGGTGTTCACGGGCAATAAAGATCTGTTCAGCGCAGTTGCTGTGAGTGGCACGGCATCGATGTATCTGGCGCCAGTGGTCTTTTTTTCTCTTTGGGGCAGAAGAAGTGATATCCCGGTTTGGAGTTATCTCTTTACCTTTGTCCTGGCTCTCAGTGGTGCAGCACTCTATTTCACCGAGTCGAGTGGACACTCGGCATTGCTGGGTGACCTCCATAAATATACCAAGCTGCTCTATATCTGTATTTCCATCCTTGTCCTTGGTTGTCTTTCTTATTGGCTGGGTGGCTTGATCAATCGTGCCGCCAACTGTCGGGTAAAAGCATGA
- a CDS encoding NAD(P)-dependent alcohol dehydrogenase has translation MFKAKAYSASSATSPLALDSIQRREPIESDVQIEILFCGICHSDLHTARNEWSSVMPTTYPCVPGHEIVGRVIKVGSNVKNFKPEEIVGVGCLVDSDQSCPACQANVEQFCPDSTFTYNSPDKHLGGVTYGGYSESIVVDEKFVLKVPGNLKLAGVAPLLCAGITTYSPIRRWGDIKGKKVGVVGLGGLGHMGVKFAKAFGAHVVVFTTSPSKKDDAVRLGADEVIISTDAEQMKKHAGSFDFILDTISADHDINVYLGMLTMDGTVTLVGAPEKPLAVSAFALIFGRKNLNGSLIGGIKETQEMLDFCGEHNITSDVEVIPIQKVNEAYERLVKSDVKYRFSIDMASLKAE, from the coding sequence ATGTTTAAAGCCAAAGCCTATTCAGCTTCCAGCGCCACCTCACCGTTGGCCCTCGACAGCATCCAGCGCCGCGAGCCCATCGAAAGTGATGTGCAGATCGAGATACTGTTCTGTGGCATTTGCCACTCTGATCTGCATACAGCACGTAACGAGTGGAGTAGCGTTATGCCCACGACCTATCCCTGCGTGCCGGGTCACGAAATTGTCGGACGGGTCATTAAAGTCGGCAGTAACGTCAAGAATTTCAAACCGGAAGAAATCGTCGGGGTCGGCTGTTTGGTCGATTCAGACCAGTCTTGTCCCGCGTGCCAGGCCAATGTCGAACAGTTCTGTCCCGACTCAACTTTCACTTACAACTCACCGGACAAACACCTCGGCGGTGTGACATACGGTGGTTACTCAGAGAGTATTGTTGTCGATGAGAAGTTTGTGCTCAAGGTTCCCGGCAACCTGAAACTGGCCGGGGTTGCGCCACTATTGTGTGCTGGGATCACAACTTATTCACCGATCCGTCGTTGGGGCGACATCAAAGGGAAGAAGGTCGGCGTGGTCGGTCTTGGTGGCCTCGGACATATGGGGGTCAAGTTCGCCAAGGCATTTGGAGCCCATGTGGTTGTCTTTACGACCTCACCGAGCAAAAAGGACGATGCTGTGCGTCTTGGTGCAGATGAAGTCATCATCTCTACCGATGCAGAACAAATGAAGAAACACGCCGGCAGCTTTGACTTCATTCTTGACACCATCTCGGCCGATCACGACATCAATGTTTACTTGGGTATGCTGACCATGGACGGTACAGTCACATTGGTCGGCGCACCTGAGAAGCCGTTAGCCGTCTCTGCTTTCGCCTTGATCTTCGGCCGCAAAAACCTCAATGGCTCGCTGATTGGCGGGATTAAGGAAACCCAGGAGATGCTTGATTTTTGCGGCGAACACAACATCACATCCGACGTCGAGGTTATTCCCATCCAAAAGGTCAACGAAGCCTATGAGCGTTTGGTCAAATCAGATGTGAAGTACCGCTTCTCCATCGATATGGCTTCTCTAAAAGCAGAGTAA
- a CDS encoding cold-shock protein: protein MAEGTVKWFNEAKGFGFIEQDNGPDVFVHFSQIQGSGFKTLGEGDRVSFDVTEGDKGPQSSNVEKI, encoded by the coding sequence ATGGCTGAAGGTACAGTAAAATGGTTCAACGAAGCTAAGGGTTTTGGATTTATCGAGCAGGACAACGGTCCTGACGTTTTTGTCCACTTTTCACAGATCCAGGGCTCGGGTTTCAAAACTCTCGGCGAAGGCGATCGCGTCAGCTTTGATGTGACCGAAGGCGATAAAGGTCCTCAGTCGTCGAACGTCGAGAAGATCTAA